A genomic region of Gallus gallus isolate bGalGal1 chromosome 19, bGalGal1.mat.broiler.GRCg7b, whole genome shotgun sequence contains the following coding sequences:
- the WSB1 gene encoding WD repeat and SOCS box-containing protein 1, which translates to MASFPLSVNEKLIARSRAVGELLAPTSPFDKKCGRENWTVAFAPDGSYFAWSQGHRIVKLVPWSQCLTNFLLHGTKNVANSANARLSRQNSDGSQRNKPCEHIIDCGDIVWSLAFGSSVPEKQSRCVNIEWHRFKFGQDQLLLATGLNNGRIKIWDVYTGKLLLNLMDHTEVVRDLTFAPDGSLILVSASRDKTLRVWDLKDDGNMMKVLRGHQNWVYGCAFSPDSSILCSVGASKAVFLWDMDKYSMIRKLEGHHNDVVACEFSPDGALLATASYDTRVYVWDPYIGVILREFGHLFPPPTPIFAGGANDRWVRSVSFSHDGLHIASLADDKMVRFWRIDEEYPVQVAPLNNGLCCTFSTDGSVLAAGTQDGSVHFWATPRQVSSLQHLCRMAIRRVMPTSQVKNLPTPSKVVEFLCYQI; encoded by the exons ATGGCCAGCTTTCCCCTGAGCGTCAACGAGAAGCTCATCG caCGGTCGCGGGCTGTTGGAGAACTCTTGGCCCCCACTTCTCCTTTCGACAAGAAGTGTGGACGTGAGAACTGGACTGTTGCGTTTGCTCCTGATGGATCCTACTTTGCTTGGTCGCAAGGACATCGTATAGTGAAGCTGGTCCCCTGGTCTCAGTGCCTTACTAACTT cttgTTGCATGGCACAAAGAATGTTGCAAATTCTGCCAATGCAAGGCTTTCAAGACAGAACAGTGACGGCAGTCAGAGAAACAAGCCCTGTGAACATATAATAGACTGCGGTGATATTGTCTGGAGTCTGGCTTTTGGGTCTTCAGTGCCTGAGAAGCAGAGTCGCTGTGTGAATATAGAATGGCATCGTTTCAAATTTGGGCAGgaccagctgctgcttgcaaCAGGCCTGAACAATGGGCGCATCAAGATCTGGGATGTGTATACAG GAAAACTCCTCCTTAACCTGATGGACCATACAGAAGTTGTCAGAGATTTAACGTTTGCCCCAGATGGCAGCCTGATTTTGGTGTCTGCATCCAGAGACAAAACACTGAGAGTGTGGGACCTGAAAGATGACG GAAATATGATGAAAGTGTTGAGAGGACATCAGAACTGGGTATATGGTTGTGCATTCTCTCCAGATTCTTCCATTCTCTGTTCTGTTGGAGCTAGTAAGGCA GTTTTTCTCTGGGATATGGATAAATACTCCATGATACGAAAACTTGAAGGACATCACAATGATGTTGTAGCCTGTGAGTTTTCTCCTGATGGAGCTTTACTGGCTACTGCATCCTACGATACTCGAGTCTATGTCTGGGATCCATACATTGGAGTTATTCTTAGGGAGTTTGG GCATCTGTTTCCACCTCCTACACCAATATTTGCTGGAGGTGCAAACGACCGATGGGTTAGATCAGTGTCTTTTAGTCACGATGGACTACATATTGCAAGCCTTGCTGATGATAA aatGGTAAGATTCTGGAGAATTGATGAAGAGTACCCTGTACAAGTTGCACCTCTGAACAACGGGCTCTGCTGTACCTTTTCTACTGATGGCAGTGTTCTAGCTGCAGG GACACAGGATGGCAGTGTGCACTTCTGGGCAACTCCAAGACAAGTCTCTAGTCTCCAGCATTTGTGTCGCATGGCAATTCGAAGAGTGATGCCCACAAGCCAAGTCAAGAACTTGCCTACTCCATCAAAAGTGGTGGAATTTCTTTGTTACCAGATCTga